From the genome of Pseudoxanthomonas sp., one region includes:
- a CDS encoding TfoX/Sxy family protein — protein MTGTKLRNIGPKSAAWLRQVGLRTQEDLEGVGAVEAFIRVKRAGFRPSLNLLYALEGALLDCHWQQLPEDRRAELLVAYDAAAALLPPPRGRPAAGPVTTTHTEREEDTGPSLNLFDSRGGDD, from the coding sequence ATGACAGGCACCAAGCTGCGCAACATCGGCCCCAAGTCCGCCGCCTGGCTCCGCCAGGTCGGCCTGCGTACGCAGGAGGACCTGGAGGGCGTGGGCGCGGTGGAAGCCTTCATCCGGGTCAAGCGCGCGGGCTTCCGCCCCAGCCTCAACCTGCTCTACGCGCTGGAAGGCGCCCTGCTGGACTGCCACTGGCAGCAACTGCCCGAAGACCGCCGCGCGGAACTGCTGGTGGCCTACGATGCCGCCGCCGCCCTGCTGCCGCCGCCGCGCGGCCGCCCCGCTGCCGGTCCGGTGACCACCACGCACACCGAGCGCGAAGAGGACACGGGTCCGTCGCTGAACCTGTTCGACTCGCGCGGCGGCGACGACTGA
- the fabA gene encoding 3-hydroxyacyl-[acyl-carrier-protein] dehydratase FabA — translation MNAPASFSREQLLASARGELFGPESGRLPNDPMLMFDRITEIRQDGGTHGKGMVRAELDIHPDLWFFKCHFLGDPVMPGCLGLDAMWQLTGFFLTWIGAPGRGRALGSGEVKFTGQVLPTAKRVSYEIDISRVVNRKLVLAVADGRMLVDGREIYTARDLRVGLFTSTESF, via the coding sequence ATGAACGCCCCCGCTTCCTTCTCGCGCGAACAGCTGCTGGCCAGCGCGCGCGGTGAACTGTTCGGCCCCGAGAGCGGCCGCCTCCCGAACGACCCGATGCTGATGTTCGACCGCATCACCGAGATCCGCCAGGACGGCGGCACGCACGGCAAGGGCATGGTGCGCGCCGAACTCGATATCCATCCGGACCTGTGGTTCTTCAAGTGCCACTTCCTCGGCGATCCGGTGATGCCCGGCTGCCTGGGCCTGGACGCGATGTGGCAGTTGACCGGTTTCTTCCTCACGTGGATCGGCGCACCCGGGCGCGGACGCGCGCTGGGCTCGGGCGAAGTGAAGTTCACCGGCCAGGTGCTGCCCACCGCCAAGCGCGTCAGCTACGAGATCGACATCAGCCGCGTGGTCAACCGCAAGCTGGTGCTGGCGGTGGCCGACGGCCGCATGCTGGTCGACGGCCGCGAGATCTACACCGCGCGCGACCTGCGCGTGGGCCTGTTCACCTCGACGGAGAGCTTCTGA
- a CDS encoding proline dehydrogenase family protein, with translation MAQSAGLGRALAHRYCGGADAQAAADTALALRRQGIACSLFHLGEYVRSPLEVERNVQAKRAAVAALAAAGLDVHVSVDPTQVGLLQSPAVLSHNLRRIGTDLAAAATGPGRHALMLDMEDAGVTDATLAAHAELRAAGMPAAVTLQAYRHRTADDLSGLVRTGAMVRLVKGAFPAGPGLALQRRQDVAAAYLAHARTLLSPEARRAGVYPAFATHDTGLQQAIVAVAEHAGWYRDAYEFEMLLGARDEVARSLAQDGRRIRLYVPFGADWWPYAMRRVGENPATLRVLLRGGRRHG, from the coding sequence ATGGCGCAGTCCGCCGGCCTGGGCCGCGCGCTCGCGCATCGCTATTGCGGCGGTGCGGACGCGCAGGCCGCGGCTGACACCGCGCTGGCGTTGCGGCGGCAGGGCATCGCATGCTCGCTGTTCCATCTGGGCGAATACGTGCGCTCGCCGTTGGAGGTCGAGCGCAACGTGCAGGCCAAGCGCGCGGCGGTGGCGGCGCTGGCGGCGGCTGGGCTGGACGTGCATGTCTCCGTCGATCCCACCCAGGTGGGATTGCTGCAGTCGCCGGCGGTGCTGTCGCACAACCTGAGGCGCATCGGCACGGATCTGGCGGCCGCCGCGACCGGTCCGGGCCGCCATGCGCTGATGCTGGACATGGAAGACGCCGGCGTCACCGATGCCACGCTGGCGGCGCACGCAGAACTGCGCGCCGCCGGCATGCCGGCCGCGGTCACGCTGCAGGCCTACCGCCATCGGACGGCCGACGACCTGTCGGGTCTGGTCCGCACAGGTGCGATGGTGCGGCTGGTGAAGGGCGCATTCCCGGCGGGGCCCGGGCTGGCGCTGCAACGCCGGCAGGACGTGGCCGCCGCGTACCTCGCCCATGCGCGCACGTTGCTGTCGCCGGAGGCCAGGCGCGCCGGCGTGTATCCGGCCTTCGCCACGCACGATACCGGCCTGCAGCAGGCCATCGTCGCCGTGGCCGAGCACGCGGGGTGGTATCGCGACGCCTACGAGTTCGAGATGCTGCTGGGGGCGCGCGACGAGGTCGCACGTTCCTTGGCGCAGGACGGCCGGCGGATACGCCTGTACGTGCCGTTCGGTGCGGACTGGTGGCCTTATGCCATGCGGCGCGTCGGCGAGAATCCGGCCACGCTGCGCGTCCTGCTGCGGGGAGGGCGCCGCCATGGATGA
- a CDS encoding PspA/IM30 family protein, translated as MPDTLKALFKRIQEGMEGVADAVLGDRAERLLDEEIRTIDDALHGARGEHAAAKARRVANEQHQAAITTRIGEAEARVEALLKQGRATQARTAADQVVRLEAERSQRMHEGHELAAQEREFAHVVEQLEGRLRRLKHQLDILRASNRLQRAQATVARRQPGDALHPEPAFASAARMKQRRAPVEGMSVAGQDPRRKTADDPAQAVLDRARKRITSSARKR; from the coding sequence ATGCCGGACACGCTGAAGGCGCTGTTCAAGCGCATCCAGGAGGGCATGGAAGGCGTCGCCGATGCGGTGCTGGGCGACCGTGCCGAGCGCCTGCTCGACGAGGAGATCCGCACCATCGACGACGCCCTGCATGGCGCCCGCGGCGAGCATGCGGCGGCGAAGGCGCGGCGCGTGGCCAACGAGCAACACCAGGCCGCCATCACCACCCGCATCGGCGAGGCGGAGGCCCGGGTGGAGGCCTTGCTGAAGCAGGGGCGTGCGACGCAGGCACGCACGGCCGCGGACCAGGTCGTCCGTCTGGAGGCCGAGCGCAGCCAGCGGATGCACGAGGGGCATGAACTGGCCGCGCAGGAGCGCGAGTTCGCGCACGTGGTCGAACAGCTCGAAGGCCGGCTGCGCCGGTTGAAACACCAGCTGGATATCCTGCGTGCGTCCAACCGCCTGCAGCGTGCGCAGGCAACGGTGGCGCGGCGACAGCCCGGCGATGCGCTGCATCCGGAGCCTGCGTTCGCCTCCGCCGCGCGCATGAAGCAACGGCGTGCGCCCGTCGAGGGGATGAGCGTCGCCGGCCAGGACCCGCGCAGGAAGACCGCCGACGACCCCGCACAGGCCGTGCTGGACCGCGCTCGCAAGCGCATCACGTCATCCGCGCGCAAGCGCTGA
- a CDS encoding glycerophosphodiester phosphodiesterase has protein sequence MPLRHLLALLMAIAPLPPAMAVQPSDTPLVIAHRGASAYLPEHTLAAYARAIEDGADYIEPDLVATRDGVLVARHENEIGGTTDVAQRAEFASRKRRQRIDGEVFDGWFTEDFTLAELKMLCARERLPELRGTSHDGQHGIATLDEIIALVADHAVRSGRTIGLIPEIKHPSHFQRIGLPMEERLLDTLAAHAYTREAPVVVQSFEQANLRALRTHLDASTQDNIRLLQLLGPADEQPGDARAAGRPTRYADLMTPAGLQDIAGYADIIGPWTRLLIPVAEDGALGDATPLMADARAAGLQVWCYTFRPENHFLPAALREGDDPRTRSDAGSLAEIRAYLALGIGGFFTDDPALGRRAVDAR, from the coding sequence ATGCCGCTCCGTCACCTGCTTGCCCTGCTGATGGCCATCGCGCCGCTGCCCCCTGCCATGGCGGTCCAACCGTCGGACACGCCGCTCGTCATCGCCCATCGCGGCGCCAGTGCATACCTGCCCGAGCACACGCTGGCCGCTTACGCGCGCGCGATCGAGGACGGCGCCGACTACATCGAACCGGACCTGGTCGCCACCCGCGACGGCGTGCTGGTGGCACGCCACGAGAACGAGATCGGTGGAACCACCGATGTCGCGCAGCGGGCGGAATTCGCCTCGCGCAAGCGCCGCCAGCGGATCGATGGCGAGGTGTTCGACGGCTGGTTCACCGAGGATTTCACCCTCGCCGAACTGAAGATGCTGTGCGCCCGCGAGCGCCTGCCCGAGCTGCGCGGCACCTCACACGATGGCCAACACGGGATCGCGACGCTGGACGAGATCATCGCGCTGGTGGCGGACCACGCCGTACGCAGCGGGCGCACCATCGGCCTGATTCCGGAGATCAAGCATCCCAGCCATTTCCAGCGCATCGGCCTGCCGATGGAAGAGCGCCTGCTGGACACGCTGGCGGCGCACGCCTACACGCGCGAGGCGCCGGTAGTGGTCCAGTCGTTCGAGCAGGCCAACCTGCGTGCGCTGCGCACGCATCTGGATGCCTCGACGCAGGACAACATCCGCCTGCTGCAGTTGCTGGGGCCGGCGGACGAGCAGCCCGGCGATGCGCGGGCCGCAGGCAGGCCGACCCGCTACGCCGACCTGATGACCCCGGCAGGACTGCAGGACATCGCCGGCTATGCCGACATCATCGGACCGTGGACGCGCCTGCTGATCCCGGTGGCGGAAGACGGCGCGCTGGGCGACGCCACGCCGCTGATGGCGGATGCGCGCGCCGCAGGCTTGCAGGTGTGGTGCTACACGTTCCGGCCGGAGAACCACTTCCTGCCGGCAGCGCTGCGCGAGGGCGACGATCCGCGCACGCGCAGCGACGCGGGATCCCTCGCGGAGATCCGCGCCTATCTCGCGCTGGGGATCGGCGGCTTCTTCACCGACGATCCGGCGCTGGGGCGTCGCGCGGTCGACGCCCGCTGA
- a CDS encoding GAF domain-containing protein: MSFASQTLTGSKPEQYAQLAEQARALLAGEPDRIANAANLAALLYHALPDFNWAGFYFFDGRELVVGPFQGLPACVRIPLDKGVCGAAARTRQTQRVDDVEAFPGHIACDSASRSELVVPLVKGDELVGVLDLDSPRLARFDADDQAGMERIAAIFVDSLT, from the coding sequence ATGTCATTCGCCTCGCAAACGCTCACCGGCAGCAAGCCGGAACAATACGCACAGCTGGCCGAGCAGGCCCGCGCCCTGCTGGCCGGCGAACCGGACCGGATCGCCAATGCCGCCAACCTGGCCGCGCTGCTGTACCACGCGCTGCCCGACTTCAACTGGGCGGGCTTCTATTTCTTCGATGGCCGGGAATTGGTGGTCGGTCCGTTCCAAGGCTTACCAGCCTGCGTGCGGATCCCGTTGGACAAGGGGGTCTGCGGAGCCGCCGCACGCACCCGCCAGACCCAGCGCGTGGACGATGTGGAGGCCTTCCCGGGCCACATCGCCTGCGATTCCGCATCGCGCTCGGAACTGGTGGTCCCGCTGGTGAAAGGGGACGAACTGGTCGGCGTGCTCGATCTGGACAGTCCCCGCCTGGCGCGCTTCGATGCCGACGACCAGGCGGGCATGGAACGCATCGCCGCCATCTTCGTGGATTCGCTGACATGA
- a CDS encoding Lrp/AsnC family transcriptional regulator — protein MSKTGPIDKRDREILRILQKEGRLSNQELAERVHMAPSPCWRRVKQMEASGLIRGYRAVLDREQLGLGVMALVRISIDSHSDAEARRFERELSAMDEVHACFAVTGEADFVLQVVAADLDAYARFAMQRLRRLPGIKSMNTMFVLRELKDTPVLPVD, from the coding sequence ATGAGCAAAACCGGCCCGATCGACAAGCGCGACCGCGAGATCCTGCGCATCCTGCAGAAGGAAGGACGCCTCTCCAACCAGGAACTGGCCGAGCGCGTCCACATGGCGCCGTCGCCCTGTTGGCGGCGGGTGAAGCAGATGGAAGCGTCCGGCCTGATCCGCGGCTACCGGGCGGTGCTCGACCGCGAACAGCTGGGCCTGGGCGTGATGGCACTGGTGCGGATCAGCATCGACAGCCACTCCGACGCCGAGGCCCGCCGCTTCGAGCGCGAACTGTCCGCGATGGACGAAGTGCATGCCTGCTTCGCCGTCACCGGCGAGGCCGACTTCGTGCTGCAGGTGGTCGCCGCCGACCTGGACGCCTACGCCCGCTTCGCCATGCAGCGGCTGCGCCGCCTGCCCGGAATCAAGTCGATGAACACCATGTTCGTGCTGCGCGAACTGAAGGACACCCCCGTGCTGCCGGTGGACTGA
- the bioD gene encoding dethiobiotin synthase, which translates to MDRLFVTGTDTGAGKTFASTALLHAFRARGLRAVGMKPVASGCMATPDGWRNDDALALQGASDPVPPYDDLNPYALPAPLAPEIAARDAGVDVQLGVLVSAFERLHPLADLVLVEGVGGWSAPLTGTLDQRHLVQELRLPVVLVVGMRLGCINHARLSARAIQDDGARLVGWIANEVDPHMERRDENFALLSARLPVPCWGRLPYAPDASAGAMAHRLQVDP; encoded by the coding sequence ATGGACCGCCTGTTCGTCACCGGCACCGACACGGGCGCCGGCAAGACTTTCGCCAGCACCGCGCTGCTGCACGCGTTCCGGGCGCGCGGGCTGCGTGCGGTCGGCATGAAGCCGGTCGCCAGCGGTTGCATGGCGACCCCCGATGGCTGGCGCAACGACGATGCGCTTGCGCTGCAGGGCGCCAGCGATCCGGTGCCGCCCTACGACGACCTCAATCCGTATGCGTTGCCCGCGCCGCTGGCGCCGGAGATCGCCGCGCGCGACGCCGGCGTGGACGTCCAGCTCGGCGTGCTGGTATCCGCCTTCGAGCGCCTGCATCCGCTGGCCGATCTCGTGCTCGTCGAAGGTGTCGGCGGCTGGTCCGCGCCGCTGACTGGCACGCTGGACCAGCGGCACCTGGTGCAGGAGTTGCGCCTGCCGGTGGTGCTGGTGGTGGGCATGCGGCTGGGTTGCATCAACCATGCGCGACTCAGCGCGCGAGCCATTCAGGACGACGGTGCGCGCCTGGTCGGCTGGATCGCCAACGAAGTCGATCCGCACATGGAGCGGCGCGACGAGAATTTCGCCCTGTTGTCCGCGCGCCTGCCGGTGCCCTGCTGGGGGCGCCTGCCGTATGCCCCGGACGCCAGCGCGGGCGCGATGGCCCATCGTCTCCAGGTCGACCCGTAG
- the fabB gene encoding beta-ketoacyl-ACP synthase I, producing MRRVVITGLGITSCLGNDADTVSAALREGRSGIRHIPQYAELGFRSQVGGAPEIDLDAQIDRKQKRFMGDAAAFAHVALRDAIADAGLDDALVSQPRTGLIAGSGGGSAEWQIEAADLLRARGIRKVGPYMVPRTMCSTVSATLATAFRIKGVSYSISAACATSAHCIGAAADLIRAGRQDIVFAGGGEELHWALTMMFDAMGALSSKRNDDPTHASRPYDADRDGFVIAGGGGMLVLEDYDHAVKRGARIHAELLGYGVTSDGADMVAPSGEGAVRCMRMALDGVTAPLDYLNTHGTSTPLGDVIELEAVRNALGDTLPPISSTKALSGHSLGAASVHEAIYCLLMMRDGFIAGSANIETLDEGAAAFPIVQTSRDAKLDTVMSNSFGFGGTNASLVFGRV from the coding sequence ATGCGCCGCGTCGTCATCACCGGCCTCGGCATCACCTCCTGCCTGGGCAACGACGCGGACACCGTGTCGGCCGCGCTGCGCGAAGGCCGCTCGGGCATCCGCCATATCCCGCAGTACGCCGAACTCGGCTTCCGCAGCCAGGTCGGCGGTGCGCCCGAGATCGACCTCGACGCGCAGATCGACCGCAAGCAGAAGCGTTTCATGGGTGACGCCGCCGCGTTCGCGCACGTGGCGCTGCGCGACGCCATCGCCGACGCCGGCCTGGACGACGCGCTGGTCAGCCAGCCGCGCACCGGCCTGATCGCCGGGTCCGGCGGCGGGTCAGCCGAATGGCAGATCGAGGCCGCCGACCTGCTGCGCGCACGCGGTATCCGCAAGGTCGGCCCGTACATGGTGCCGCGGACGATGTGCTCCACGGTCTCGGCGACGCTGGCCACCGCGTTCAGGATCAAGGGCGTCAGCTATTCGATCTCGGCGGCATGCGCGACCTCCGCGCACTGCATCGGCGCGGCAGCGGACCTGATCCGCGCCGGGCGCCAGGACATCGTGTTCGCCGGCGGCGGCGAGGAGCTGCACTGGGCGCTGACGATGATGTTCGATGCGATGGGCGCCCTGTCGAGCAAGCGCAATGACGATCCCACCCATGCTTCGCGTCCGTACGACGCCGACCGCGATGGCTTCGTCATCGCCGGCGGCGGCGGCATGCTGGTGCTGGAGGACTACGACCACGCGGTGAAGCGCGGCGCACGCATCCATGCCGAACTGCTGGGCTACGGCGTGACCTCCGACGGCGCCGACATGGTGGCCCCGTCCGGCGAAGGCGCCGTGCGCTGCATGCGGATGGCGCTCGATGGCGTCACCGCGCCGCTGGACTACCTCAATACGCACGGCACCTCGACACCGCTGGGCGACGTGATCGAGCTCGAAGCGGTGCGCAATGCGCTCGGCGATACGCTGCCGCCGATCTCGTCGACCAAGGCGCTGTCCGGCCACTCGCTGGGCGCGGCCAGCGTGCACGAAGCGATCTACTGCCTGCTGATGATGCGCGACGGCTTCATCGCCGGCTCGGCCAACATCGAGACGCTGGACGAAGGTGCCGCAGCCTTCCCCATCGTGCAGACGAGTCGCGACGCGAAGCTGGACACGGTGATGTCGAACAGCTTCGGCTTCGGCGGCACCAACGCCAGCCTGGTGTTCGGCCGGGTGTAA
- a CDS encoding DUF2000 family protein, whose amino-acid sequence MDDAAAHRIAVVVDPAVPLGVLANALGVVAAGLGAAFPALAGQALQDAAGRRFMASASLPLPVLQATPSALLKLLDAAAAAEGLDALVVFPCFAREIHDFATYRATLATRDLADEPLAAVGLAGRADVVKALTRRHSLLRG is encoded by the coding sequence ATGGATGATGCCGCTGCGCACCGTATCGCCGTGGTCGTGGATCCCGCCGTGCCGCTCGGCGTGCTGGCCAATGCCCTCGGCGTGGTGGCGGCCGGACTGGGCGCTGCGTTCCCGGCGCTGGCCGGACAAGCCTTGCAGGATGCGGCGGGCAGGCGCTTCATGGCGAGCGCGAGCCTGCCCCTGCCCGTGCTGCAGGCCACCCCGTCGGCGCTGCTGAAACTGCTGGATGCGGCGGCAGCGGCCGAGGGACTGGATGCGCTGGTGGTGTTCCCCTGCTTCGCGCGGGAGATCCACGACTTCGCCACCTATCGCGCCACGCTGGCCACGCGCGATCTGGCGGACGAGCCGTTGGCCGCCGTCGGCTTGGCCGGGCGGGCCGACGTGGTCAAGGCACTGACCCGGCGCCACTCGCTGCTGCGCGGCTAG
- a CDS encoding DUF2170 family protein: MTAPRPAIKASTLHVRNYRERMREQGLVKKDVWIRPEYAEELAAIEKSMRDAERDAGIPYLPTQPAEAGWTVAAIRHALQQASTVRDGRISLETIEGAEPSLHLVMHEYGDLSVFLAVGGEQILVEAYLWPVEDVADVAAFNAHVLSTHVLLPLSTIGLQRIGGVAGYTMFGALDTHSSLANLMFEIETLAENVISATEAYRPFLRTATRRKA; this comes from the coding sequence ATGACAGCCCCGCGCCCCGCGATCAAGGCCTCCACGTTGCATGTCCGCAACTACCGGGAGCGCATGCGCGAGCAGGGCCTGGTGAAGAAGGACGTCTGGATCCGGCCGGAATACGCCGAGGAGCTGGCCGCCATCGAGAAGTCGATGCGCGACGCCGAGCGGGACGCCGGCATCCCCTACCTGCCCACGCAGCCCGCCGAAGCCGGCTGGACCGTCGCCGCCATCCGCCATGCCCTGCAGCAGGCCAGCACGGTGCGCGACGGCCGGATCAGCCTGGAGACCATCGAGGGCGCGGAGCCCAGCCTGCACCTGGTGATGCACGAGTACGGCGACCTGTCGGTGTTCCTCGCCGTCGGCGGCGAACAGATCCTGGTCGAGGCCTACCTGTGGCCCGTGGAGGACGTTGCCGATGTGGCGGCGTTCAATGCCCACGTACTGAGCACCCACGTGCTGCTGCCGCTGTCGACGATCGGCCTGCAGCGCATCGGCGGCGTCGCCGGATACACCATGTTCGGCGCGCTCGACACGCACTCCAGCCTGGCCAACCTCATGTTCGAGATCGAGACGCTGGCCGAGAACGTCATCAGCGCCACCGAGGCCTACCGTCCGTTCCTGCGCACGGCGACGCGGAGGAAGGCCTGA
- the btuB gene encoding TonB-dependent vitamin B12 receptor, which produces MYSRHSLSLLAAAVALALPFAAQAQDATELDEVVVTGTRTDIPLQDSLVPAQVITREDIERSQARSLVDVLKGRAGVGFSNQGGLGKLTTLNLRGTESDQVLVLVDGIRIGSATAGLASFQDLPVDQIERIEIVRGPRSSLYGSEAIGGVIQIFTRRGGKGLSRELRIGGGSHHLREASGGFAYGGERGWIGANAAYQETDGINACRGSGTLFQGCFTDEPDDDGYRNVSLNVRGGYRFTDTLTLEGHALNADAFNEFDGSSFSGNEADNVQRVLGGKLTWKPSTRATLTTQVGRASDESDNHFADAATGTRTYVSTFDTRRDNASLQGDFAFGEQHLLTAGADWLRDEITSTTPFTVDTRDNTGVFVEYQGRFGAHRLQASVRNDDNEQFGNHATGTLGWGMNLARGFKLTASAGSGFKAPTFNDLYYPGFSNPDLEPEESRSFNLGVAQYGDDWNWTFNVYDTRVDELIGYDSNFNIVNIEEARIRGAELTGAVTLAGFDINAELSHTDPRNRTAGVTHDNLLPRRARNTARIDVDRAFGDFRIGVTGNGASHRYDNVANSVRLAGYGTLDLRLEYAISDTWTLQARASNVFDRQYETIAWYNQPGREYGLSLRYRARD; this is translated from the coding sequence ATGTACAGCCGTCATTCCCTTTCCCTTCTTGCCGCCGCGGTCGCGCTGGCCCTGCCGTTCGCGGCGCAGGCGCAGGACGCCACCGAGCTGGACGAAGTCGTCGTCACCGGCACGCGCACGGACATTCCGCTGCAGGACAGCCTGGTGCCCGCGCAGGTCATCACGCGCGAGGACATCGAGCGCAGCCAGGCCCGTTCGCTCGTCGACGTGCTGAAGGGCCGCGCCGGCGTCGGCTTCAGCAACCAGGGCGGCCTGGGCAAGCTGACTACGCTCAACCTGCGCGGCACCGAGTCCGACCAGGTGCTGGTGCTGGTCGACGGCATCCGCATCGGCTCGGCGACCGCCGGCCTGGCGTCTTTCCAGGACCTGCCGGTCGACCAGATCGAGCGCATCGAGATCGTGCGCGGCCCGCGCTCCAGCCTATACGGCTCGGAAGCGATCGGCGGCGTGATCCAGATCTTCACCCGTCGTGGCGGCAAGGGCCTGTCGCGCGAACTGCGCATCGGCGGCGGCAGCCATCACCTGCGCGAAGCCAGCGGCGGTTTCGCCTACGGCGGCGAGCGCGGCTGGATCGGCGCGAATGCGGCCTATCAGGAAACCGATGGCATCAACGCCTGTCGCGGTTCGGGCACGCTGTTCCAGGGCTGCTTCACCGATGAGCCCGACGACGACGGTTACCGCAACGTCTCGCTCAACGTGCGCGGCGGCTACCGGTTCACCGACACGCTGACGCTGGAAGGCCACGCGCTGAATGCCGATGCTTTCAACGAATTCGACGGCAGCAGCTTCAGCGGCAACGAAGCCGACAACGTGCAGCGGGTGCTGGGTGGCAAGCTGACGTGGAAGCCGTCCACCCGGGCCACGCTCACCACGCAGGTCGGCCGCGCTTCGGACGAGTCGGACAACCACTTCGCCGACGCCGCCACCGGCACGCGCACCTACGTCAGCACCTTCGATACGCGCCGCGACAACGCTTCGCTGCAGGGCGACTTCGCGTTCGGCGAGCAGCATCTGCTGACCGCCGGCGCCGACTGGCTGCGCGACGAGATCACCAGCACCACGCCGTTCACCGTGGACACGCGCGACAACACCGGCGTCTTCGTCGAGTACCAGGGCCGCTTCGGTGCGCATCGCCTGCAGGCCAGCGTGCGCAACGACGACAACGAACAGTTCGGCAACCACGCCACCGGCACGCTCGGCTGGGGCATGAACCTGGCCCGCGGCTTCAAGCTCACCGCCAGCGCCGGTAGCGGCTTCAAGGCGCCCACCTTCAACGACCTGTACTACCCCGGCTTCAGCAATCCCGATCTGGAACCGGAAGAGTCGCGCAGTTTCAACCTGGGCGTGGCGCAGTACGGCGACGACTGGAACTGGACCTTCAACGTGTACGACACGCGGGTGGACGAGCTGATCGGGTACGACAGCAACTTCAACATCGTCAACATCGAAGAGGCGCGCATCCGCGGCGCCGAACTGACGGGTGCGGTGACGCTGGCCGGCTTCGACATCAACGCCGAACTGAGCCACACCGATCCGCGCAACCGCACTGCCGGCGTCACGCACGACAACCTGCTGCCGCGCCGTGCCCGCAACACCGCGCGCATCGACGTGGACCGCGCGTTCGGCGACTTCCGCATCGGCGTGACCGGCAACGGCGCCAGCCACCGCTACGACAACGTCGCCAACAGCGTGCGCCTGGCGGGCTACGGCACGCTGGACCTGCGGCTGGAGTACGCCATCAGCGATACGTGGACGTTGCAGGCGCGCGCCAGCAACGTGTTCGACCGCCAGTACGAAACGATCGCCTGGTACAACCAGCCGGGTCGCGAGTACGGCCTGAGCCTGCGCTACCGCGCGCGCGACTGA
- the dinB gene encoding DNA polymerase IV — MRKIIHIDMDAFYASVEQRDDPSLRGRPVVVAWRGERSVVCAASYEARVFGVRSAMPAVRAERLCPQAVFVPPDFARYKAVSRQVREIFLRHTDLVEPLSLDEAYLDVTAPKSDLPTATAVAETIRAQIREETRLTASAGVAPNKFLAKIASDWRKPDGQFVLRPHQVEAFLTPLPVERIPGVGKVMQGKLNADGIHTVGDLRAYSQHELETRYGSFGGGLYRRARGIDERPVEPDQPVQSISSEDTFATDLLLSELEPHIVRIAEKAWQASRKTERVGRTVVLKLKTAQFRILTRSFTPESPPASVQEFVAIALALRERVDLPAATRYRLVGVGLSGFRDRDEVASQPGLFDTVV, encoded by the coding sequence ATGCGCAAGATCATCCACATCGACATGGACGCCTTCTACGCGTCGGTGGAGCAGCGCGACGATCCGTCGCTGCGCGGGCGACCGGTGGTCGTCGCGTGGCGCGGCGAGCGCTCGGTGGTGTGCGCGGCGTCGTACGAGGCGCGCGTGTTCGGCGTGCGCTCGGCGATGCCGGCGGTGCGCGCGGAACGGCTGTGTCCGCAGGCGGTGTTCGTGCCGCCGGACTTCGCCCGCTACAAGGCGGTATCGCGGCAGGTGCGCGAGATCTTCCTGCGGCATACCGATCTGGTCGAGCCGCTGTCGCTGGACGAGGCCTACCTCGACGTCACCGCGCCGAAGTCCGACCTGCCGACGGCCACCGCCGTCGCCGAGACCATCCGCGCGCAGATCCGCGAAGAAACGCGGCTCACGGCATCGGCGGGCGTGGCGCCCAACAAGTTCCTCGCCAAGATCGCCTCGGACTGGCGCAAGCCGGATGGCCAGTTCGTGCTCCGCCCGCACCAGGTGGAAGCGTTCCTGACGCCGCTGCCGGTGGAGCGCATCCCCGGTGTCGGCAAGGTGATGCAGGGGAAGCTCAACGCGGACGGCATCCACACCGTCGGCGACCTGCGCGCGTACTCGCAGCATGAACTGGAAACGCGCTACGGCAGCTTCGGCGGGGGGCTGTACCGGCGCGCGCGCGGTATCGACGAGCGGCCGGTGGAGCCGGACCAGCCGGTGCAGTCGATCTCGTCCGAAGACACGTTCGCGACCGACCTGCTGTTGTCCGAACTGGAGCCGCACATCGTGCGTATCGCGGAAAAGGCGTGGCAGGCCAGCCGCAAGACCGAGCGTGTCGGCCGGACGGTGGTGCTGAAGCTGAAGACCGCGCAGTTCCGCATCCTCACGCGCAGCTTCACGCCGGAGTCGCCGCCGGCGTCGGTGCAGGAGTTCGTCGCCATCGCGCTGGCCCTGCGCGAGCGCGTGGACCTGCCGGCCGCCACGCGGTATCGCCTGGTCGGCGTGGGCCTGTCCGGATTCCGCGACCGCGACGAGGTCGCGTCGCAGCCAGGACTGTTCGATACGGTGGTTTGA